In Pedobacter heparinus DSM 2366, the following are encoded in one genomic region:
- a CDS encoding ABC transporter permease, with amino-acid sequence MSKPYNNTKATLALAKASFRSIMRSPSAVVFTLAFPLIFILVFGFLGNGGVKVKLAVAPGSDLQNPIILALEQIPVIKLVKDESREEIKTGLEKGNIDALIDVKKNEAGTPAYLANVQYTSASLDKGSILKSILNNLLYNLNARDVKPTVAQLNESTVQGRIYRTIDFILPGQLGFSLLSTGVFGTAFVFFSLRQNLVIKRFFATPVKRSSIVFGEGLARIGFALLGAVFIILIGHFFFHFTLIHGVVTVLNMLLLSVIGLIVFMGFGFVVSGIAKSESTIPPISNIITLPQFLLSGTFFSIDAFPSWLQPISHALPLTYLNDAMRKVAFEGAGLWDVKHQILIMLIWGIGIYTVAVKVFKWE; translated from the coding sequence ATGAGCAAACCTTACAACAACACTAAAGCTACACTGGCCCTTGCCAAAGCAAGCTTCCGTTCCATTATGCGGAGCCCCTCTGCAGTTGTGTTTACATTGGCCTTCCCTTTAATATTTATTCTTGTCTTTGGCTTTCTGGGCAATGGTGGTGTAAAAGTTAAACTGGCTGTAGCCCCAGGGTCTGACCTGCAAAACCCCATTATACTGGCACTGGAACAGATACCCGTTATAAAACTGGTTAAAGATGAATCCCGGGAAGAAATAAAGACCGGATTGGAAAAAGGCAATATTGATGCTTTGATCGATGTAAAAAAGAATGAAGCCGGTACCCCTGCTTATCTCGCAAATGTGCAATACACTTCTGCTTCCCTGGATAAAGGCAGCATTCTGAAATCCATATTGAACAATTTACTATATAACCTGAATGCCAGGGATGTAAAACCTACTGTTGCACAGCTGAATGAAAGTACAGTACAGGGGCGGATTTACCGTACCATAGACTTTATTTTACCCGGACAGCTTGGTTTTTCCTTATTGAGTACAGGTGTTTTTGGAACCGCCTTTGTATTTTTCAGTTTAAGGCAAAACCTGGTGATCAAGCGTTTTTTTGCAACACCTGTTAAACGCTCCAGCATTGTTTTTGGAGAAGGCCTGGCCAGGATAGGTTTTGCTTTACTGGGTGCTGTTTTTATCATCCTTATCGGTCATTTCTTTTTCCATTTTACCTTGATACATGGAGTGGTTACGGTGCTAAACATGCTGCTGCTTTCGGTGATCGGACTTATCGTATTTATGGGCTTCGGCTTTGTCGTTTCAGGCATAGCGAAAAGTGAAAGTACCATTCCACCCATTTCAAACATCATTACCCTGCCCCAGTTTTTACTTTCGGGCACCTTTTTTTCCATTGATGCTTTTCCGTCGTGGTTACAACCAATCAGCCATGCCTTACCACTTACCTATTTAAACGATGCCATGAGAAAAGTAGCCTTTGAAGGTGCTGGACTATGGGATGTAAAACACCAGATCCTGATCATGCTGATCTGGGGTATTGGCATTTATACGGTTGCAGTTAAAGTATTTAAGTGGGAATAA
- a CDS encoding ABC transporter ATP-binding protein yields MDKTNAIISVKNLVKKYDDFIAVQGLSFDVYENEIFGLLGPNGAGKTTTLEIIETLREKTSGEIIVDGYSVEKDAGKIKRIIGVQLQAAGYYPNLNLVELMELFSGLYNVDIKPMEMLEKVNLQDKAKAKYKALSGGQKQRFSIATTLINSPKIIFLDEPTTGLDPQARRNLWDLIIDIRNNGTTVVITTHYMDEAEQLCDRVAFVERGEIIALDTPDNLIDKLVNSGFERKKEVKKANLEDVFINLTGKEWREDN; encoded by the coding sequence ATGGATAAAACAAATGCCATTATCAGTGTAAAGAACCTGGTAAAAAAATACGACGATTTTATTGCCGTTCAAGGCCTTAGCTTTGACGTATATGAAAACGAGATTTTCGGGCTTTTAGGTCCTAACGGAGCAGGAAAAACGACAACCCTGGAAATCATTGAGACCCTCCGTGAAAAGACCTCAGGAGAGATCATTGTTGATGGGTATTCGGTAGAAAAGGATGCCGGCAAAATCAAAAGGATCATTGGCGTACAACTGCAGGCCGCAGGCTATTATCCAAACCTGAACCTGGTTGAACTGATGGAACTCTTTTCAGGATTGTATAATGTTGATATCAAACCGATGGAAATGCTGGAAAAGGTAAACCTGCAGGATAAGGCCAAAGCCAAATACAAAGCTTTGTCGGGTGGACAAAAACAACGTTTCTCTATCGCTACCACACTAATCAATTCGCCCAAAATAATTTTCCTGGACGAACCTACAACTGGTTTGGACCCACAGGCCAGGCGCAATTTGTGGGACCTCATTATTGATATCCGGAACAACGGGACAACCGTAGTGATCACAACCCATTACATGGACGAGGCTGAGCAACTGTGCGACCGTGTTGCCTTTGTGGAACGCGGGGAGATCATTGCCCTGGACACCCCTGACAATCTGATAGACAAACTGGTCAACAGTGGTTTTGAAAGAAAAAAAGAAGTTAAAAAAGCCAACTTGGAAGATGTTTTTATTAACCTTACCGGTAAAGAATGGCGGGAGGACAATTAA
- the carA gene encoding glutamine-hydrolyzing carbamoyl-phosphate synthase small subunit — MTNYTKLPAILLLADGTVYYGKAAGKIGTTTGEICFNTGMTGYQEIFTDPSYFGQIMVTTNAHIGNYGIHKEEIESDSIKIAGLVCKNYNIGFSRKEASESIQDYFQNENIVGISDIDTRALVRHIRHKGAMNAIISSEITDLEELKAKLAEVPSMDGLELSSQVSTKEPYFYGSPEATYKIAALDLGIKKNILRNFDSRDAYVQVFPAKTSFEEMDKWGADGYFISNGPGDPSAMPYAIETVKKVLAAEKPMFGICLGHQLLAEANGIGTMKMFNGHRGLNHPVKNIIKNHCEVTSQNHGFGVIPDEVRSSDKVEITHVNLNDQSIEGIRVKGKKAFSVQYHPESSPGPHDSRYLFDDFIGMIKGELTW; from the coding sequence ATGACTAACTACACCAAGTTACCTGCTATCTTGTTACTGGCCGATGGAACTGTATATTACGGTAAAGCTGCCGGAAAAATAGGCACTACCACTGGCGAGATCTGTTTTAACACCGGAATGACTGGATATCAGGAAATTTTTACTGATCCTTCATACTTCGGTCAGATCATGGTAACCACCAATGCGCATATTGGAAATTACGGGATACACAAAGAAGAGATCGAATCGGACAGCATTAAAATAGCAGGACTGGTTTGTAAAAACTACAACATCGGTTTCAGCCGTAAAGAAGCTTCAGAATCTATACAGGATTATTTTCAGAATGAAAACATTGTTGGTATTTCCGATATAGATACCCGTGCACTGGTACGTCACATCAGGCATAAGGGAGCAATGAATGCGATCATCTCTTCTGAAATTACTGATCTGGAAGAACTAAAAGCTAAACTTGCTGAAGTGCCTTCTATGGACGGACTGGAGCTGTCTTCGCAGGTTTCGACCAAAGAACCTTATTTCTATGGTTCGCCTGAGGCCACTTATAAAATAGCAGCGTTAGATCTGGGTATTAAAAAGAACATCCTGCGCAACTTTGACAGCAGGGATGCCTATGTCCAGGTTTTCCCGGCAAAAACCAGTTTTGAAGAGATGGACAAATGGGGTGCAGATGGTTATTTTATTTCTAACGGTCCCGGCGACCCTTCGGCTATGCCTTATGCCATAGAGACGGTAAAAAAAGTTTTAGCAGCCGAAAAGCCGATGTTTGGCATTTGCTTAGGCCATCAGTTACTTGCTGAGGCCAATGGAATTGGTACCATGAAAATGTTTAACGGTCACCGTGGTTTAAACCATCCTGTAAAAAACATCATTAAAAATCACTGCGAGGTAACTTCGCAGAACCATGGTTTTGGTGTAATCCCTGATGAAGTAAGAAGCTCTGACAAGGTAGAAATAACCCACGTTAATTTAAATGACCAGTCTATCGAAGGTATCCGTGTAAAAGGTAAAAAAGCATTTTCAGTACAATATCATCCTGAATCTTCTCCGGGCCCTCACGATTCGCGCTACCTTTTCGATGATTTCATTGGAATGATTAAGGGCGAACTGACCTGGTAA
- the panB gene encoding 3-methyl-2-oxobutanoate hydroxymethyltransferase yields MSVNKEVKRITTHILQEMKQHGEKISMLTAYDFSMATILDDAGLDVLLVGDSASNVMAGHETTLPITLDQMIYHAASVVRGAARAFVVVDLPFGSYQGNSKEALNSAIRIMKESGAHGVKLEGGTEVVDSIQRIITAGIPVMGHLGLTPQSIYKFGTYTVRAKGEAEADKLKSDALALQEAGCFGIVLEKIPAKLGAAVSKSLHIPTIGIGAGPDCDGQVLVVNDMIGLTKGFKPRFLRQYLNLYDGIKDAAQAYIRDVKGNDFPNEKEQY; encoded by the coding sequence ATGTCGGTAAATAAAGAAGTAAAGCGAATAACGACTCATATATTACAGGAAATGAAACAGCATGGCGAAAAAATCTCTATGTTAACAGCTTACGATTTCTCTATGGCAACCATTCTGGACGATGCCGGACTGGATGTCTTATTGGTTGGGGATTCAGCTTCCAATGTAATGGCAGGTCATGAAACCACACTTCCGATCACCCTAGACCAGATGATTTATCATGCGGCTTCTGTTGTCAGGGGTGCTGCACGTGCTTTTGTAGTTGTAGATCTTCCCTTTGGTTCCTATCAGGGAAATTCTAAAGAAGCCCTAAACTCTGCCATCCGAATCATGAAAGAGTCCGGTGCACATGGGGTAAAGCTGGAGGGAGGAACAGAGGTAGTGGATTCTATACAACGCATCATTACTGCAGGTATTCCGGTGATGGGACATTTAGGCCTTACCCCCCAGTCTATTTATAAATTTGGTACTTATACCGTTAGGGCGAAAGGTGAGGCTGAGGCTGATAAACTGAAAAGCGATGCCCTGGCCTTACAGGAAGCCGGTTGCTTTGGTATAGTCCTGGAAAAGATCCCCGCCAAACTGGGCGCAGCAGTTTCCAAAAGTCTTCATATCCCAACTATAGGTATTGGTGCAGGGCCTGATTGTGATGGGCAGGTACTTGTGGTGAACGACATGATCGGCCTGACCAAAGGGTTTAAGCCCCGTTTTTTACGTCAGTATTTAAATCTCTATGATGGCATTAAAGATGCAGCGCAGGCTTATATCAGGGATGTTAAGGGCAATGATTTTCCAAACGAAAAGGAACAGTATTAA
- a CDS encoding RluA family pseudouridine synthase — translation MPVTDKDVLYEDNHLIAVCKKAGDIVQIDETGDEPLDEQVKKYLAIKYNKPNSAFLGVVHRLDRPVSGVILFAKTSKALERMNAIFKNREVKKTYWAIVRKKPVKTSGTLIHWLIKNPQKNVVTAYAEEVPGSQRCELSYRLIGTLNDYYLIEVDPLTGRSHQIRVQLSTMGCPIVGDNKYGYPRGSRKGSICLHARRLQFIHPVKKEPVNIFAELPVDGFWEKFEGF, via the coding sequence ATGCCGGTAACTGATAAAGATGTATTGTATGAGGATAATCACCTGATTGCAGTATGTAAAAAGGCGGGGGATATTGTACAGATTGACGAAACGGGGGATGAGCCTTTGGATGAGCAGGTAAAAAAATACCTGGCGATAAAATACAATAAACCCAATAGTGCTTTTCTGGGTGTGGTACACCGGCTGGACCGGCCCGTTAGCGGCGTAATTTTATTTGCTAAAACCAGCAAGGCCCTGGAAAGGATGAATGCCATTTTTAAAAACCGGGAAGTAAAAAAGACCTACTGGGCCATAGTACGTAAAAAGCCGGTAAAAACATCGGGTACCCTGATCCACTGGCTGATCAAAAACCCTCAGAAGAATGTGGTCACTGCTTATGCCGAAGAAGTTCCGGGCAGCCAGCGTTGTGAATTGAGCTACCGGTTAATCGGAACTTTAAACGATTATTATTTAATTGAGGTAGACCCGCTTACGGGGCGTTCGCACCAGATTAGGGTCCAGTTGTCTACCATGGGCTGTCCTATTGTAGGCGACAACAAATATGGTTATCCCAGGGGAAGCCGCAAAGGCAGTATCTGCCTGCATGCACGACGGCTGCAGTTTATTCACCCTGTAAAAAAGGAGCCGGTAAATATATTTGCCGAATTGCCTGTTGATGGCTTCTGGGAAAAGTTTGAGGGATTTTAA
- a CDS encoding RNA polymerase sigma factor, whose translation MTLCFESLNVIKKGNDALSIKALLIKLTNHDHHSFHELYNRFSVQLYANILRMVRDQDLAQEILQDVFVKVWEKRELIDPEKPFNAYLFRIAKNTVYDHFRKIAMEKKLETHMLSNGTETYSHIEEELIYKESSQLFLNAIDKLSPQRKQVFTLCKLEGKSYHEVSNLLSISTSTVSDHLLKSNKFIRAQLLISDPVVFVLIGYVLIS comes from the coding sequence ATGACGTTGTGCTTTGAAAGCCTTAATGTAATTAAAAAAGGCAATGACGCTTTATCGATCAAAGCGTTGTTGATTAAATTGACCAACCATGATCATCATTCTTTTCATGAACTTTACAACAGGTTTAGTGTGCAGCTCTATGCAAATATCTTAAGAATGGTAAGGGATCAGGATCTGGCACAGGAGATTTTGCAGGATGTGTTTGTAAAAGTATGGGAAAAACGCGAACTTATTGACCCAGAAAAGCCTTTTAATGCTTATTTGTTCCGGATTGCCAAAAATACGGTTTACGATCATTTCCGAAAAATAGCGATGGAAAAGAAGCTGGAAACACATATGCTTAGCAATGGCACCGAAACCTACAGCCATATCGAAGAAGAACTTATTTATAAAGAAAGCAGTCAGCTATTTTTAAATGCTATTGATAAGCTTTCACCACAGCGAAAACAGGTATTTACTTTATGTAAACTGGAGGGTAAGAGCTATCATGAGGTGAGTAACCTGCTGAGCATCTCTACTTCAACAGTGAGCGACCATCTGTTGAAGTCAAACAAATTTATCCGGGCCCAGTTGCTGATCTCAGATCCGGTAGTTTTTGTGCTGATAGGGTATGTGTTAATATCATGA
- a CDS encoding FecR family protein: MDKQREELTLLFKRYLANECSEEEEQVFLELLRSGEHEVFFKDLIDSELKQQPDPQFKDLPQVKEDLAQTKRQILLQINAGKIHQHPAKKRLWFKIAAVFLLFAGAIFFKVHFDKQNLQADVAPGGNKAILTLADGSEIILDQVGKGNLARQAGVQVVKTTNGQLVYTVKEIYDSGKGIAGNLTNTISTPRGGQYQVNLPDGTRVWLNAASSLRFPLSFAKLNERKVELKGEAYFEVEKDATKPFIVRSDRQTVQVLGTHFNINSYEDEPDTKTTLLEGAVKVTALSGAKSEQAFLKPGQQSRISAGSKPINVMRVDPMAEIAWKNGQFFFENESIENIMKQISRWYDVEVIYEDDVAGKTVWGSVTRYANVSKVLSILELTGEIHFKVEGRRIIVHK, encoded by the coding sequence ATGGATAAACAGCGGGAAGAGCTCACATTATTATTTAAACGTTACCTGGCAAATGAATGTTCTGAAGAAGAAGAACAGGTATTTCTGGAACTGTTAAGGTCTGGGGAACATGAAGTGTTTTTCAAGGATTTGATCGATAGCGAGCTAAAACAGCAGCCTGATCCACAGTTTAAGGATTTGCCCCAGGTTAAAGAAGATTTAGCGCAAACGAAGCGGCAGATTCTTCTGCAGATCAATGCCGGGAAAATTCATCAACATCCTGCTAAAAAGAGATTATGGTTTAAAATAGCGGCCGTATTCTTATTGTTTGCCGGGGCCATATTCTTTAAAGTACATTTTGACAAACAAAACCTGCAGGCAGACGTGGCACCTGGCGGAAATAAAGCCATTTTAACCCTCGCCGATGGATCGGAGATCATCTTAGATCAGGTAGGTAAAGGTAACCTGGCTCGACAGGCCGGTGTTCAGGTTGTTAAAACTACAAATGGGCAGCTGGTATATACCGTCAAGGAAATTTACGATTCGGGTAAGGGTATCGCGGGCAATTTAACCAATACCATTTCAACACCAAGAGGTGGACAATATCAGGTAAATCTACCCGACGGTACCCGGGTTTGGCTCAATGCCGCGTCCTCACTCAGATTCCCTTTAAGTTTTGCTAAACTGAATGAGCGGAAGGTCGAGTTGAAAGGAGAAGCTTATTTTGAAGTAGAAAAGGATGCTACAAAGCCCTTTATAGTTCGGTCAGACCGGCAAACCGTACAGGTATTGGGTACTCATTTTAACATCAATTCTTACGAAGATGAGCCAGATACCAAAACTACCTTATTGGAAGGTGCTGTAAAAGTTACTGCATTAAGCGGAGCAAAGAGCGAACAGGCTTTCTTAAAACCCGGACAACAGTCGCGCATCAGCGCTGGTTCAAAACCTATAAATGTCATGCGGGTAGATCCTATGGCCGAGATCGCCTGGAAAAACGGGCAGTTCTTTTTTGAAAATGAATCTATTGAAAATATTATGAAGCAGATTTCGCGCTGGTATGATGTAGAGGTGATTTATGAGGATGATGTAGCAGGCAAAACTGTGTGGGGTTCAGTAACACGCTACGCCAATGTATCGAAGGTATTGTCCATACTGGAATTAACAGGGGAAATCCATTTTAAAGTTGAAGGAAGGAGGATCATTGTGCACAAATAA
- a CDS encoding SusC/RagA family TonB-linked outer membrane protein, producing the protein MKLIIIIMTTLLMEASASGFAQKITFSQKGSSIKTVFKEITKQTGYQVICDGELIKAARAADVSFTDASLQEVFDEFFPKRSIKWTIADKTLIIRKDSSQTVTEVPVVVKKTDRVYPVMTIAKEIRGTVRDTVGPLPGVSISVKGKTQIGTTTDLNGKYILDVLDESAVVVFSMVGYVSQEIPVRGKTIINVTLKPTDNQLEETVIVAFGKQKKESVIGSITTINPGELKVPSSNLTTALAGRLAGVIAYQRSGEPGADNAEFFIRGATTFGYKKDPLILIDGMEYSTQDLAQLTLDDIESFSILKDASANALYGARGANGIILITTKQGKEGKPKINIRYENSISSATKNVELADPITYMRLHNEAYITRQPNVPTPYSRSKIDNTIAGTNPVVFPAVDWQDQLLRNNTMNQRVNFNLGGGGQVATYYVAGALNQDNGILKVDNRNNFNNNINLKKYNIRSNVGLNVSKSTHVDIRLNGNFEDYNGPLDGGQGIYRKIMRTSPVQFLPYYPVVPGTGGTAKHIMFGNLEQGQYLNPYADMVKGYKESARSLMLAQIELKQDLSFITPGLAVNAMGNINRESFFDLRRQYVPFWYTAGSYDKLTDTYKLTPLNPDFGTDYLNFVPGEKKVSSVIHLQSAFTYNSTIKQKHALGGTLVLLMDSKLDGNSNDLQESLASRNLGVSGRATYSYDNRYFAEFNFGYNGSERFYKTERFGFFPSAGLAWQISNEKFFKPYTDVISKLKIRGNYGLVGNDAIGGKDERFFYLSEVNMNNGAMGATFGSNGGYSRPGISVGRYENRDITWETAANSTFGLELGLWNKLDIIAEYFTEHRYNILMSRSSIPKTMGLQGATPKANVGEANSKSYELQLDYNNNIGKNLILGVRGNFTYAKNHYQAYEEPEYEYPWRYRVGYSTSQTWGYIAERLFVDDEEVRSSPKQNFGNNPTMGGDIKYRDINGDGVININDQVPIGFPTRPEIIYGFGFSASYKGFDFNAFLQGSARSSFWIDPEATAPFVEYRSSSTDLVGYKLQNQLLSAYANDHWSEQNRNLYALWPRLSAYPVQNGTGGSLSSNNTQTSTWFMRNGSFLRIKQIEFGYSLPKRLIQRAKIDRLRIYATGSNLFAFSKFKLWDVEMGGEGLGYPVQKVLNFGLQVGF; encoded by the coding sequence ATGAAGTTGATCATCATCATCATGACTACACTGTTAATGGAGGCAAGTGCCTCAGGCTTTGCCCAGAAGATAACTTTTTCTCAGAAGGGCAGCTCCATTAAAACAGTATTTAAAGAAATTACAAAACAAACCGGCTACCAGGTAATCTGCGATGGCGAACTGATTAAGGCCGCCCGGGCAGCTGATGTCAGCTTTACAGATGCCAGCTTACAAGAGGTATTTGACGAGTTTTTTCCAAAAAGGTCCATCAAATGGACCATCGCTGACAAAACACTCATTATCCGAAAAGACAGCAGTCAGACGGTAACTGAAGTACCTGTTGTGGTCAAAAAAACAGACCGGGTTTATCCTGTCATGACCATTGCCAAAGAGATCAGGGGTACGGTCAGAGATACCGTTGGCCCTTTACCAGGTGTTTCTATCTCTGTTAAAGGAAAAACGCAGATCGGAACCACAACCGACCTGAATGGTAAATATATCCTTGATGTACTTGATGAAAGTGCTGTGGTTGTGTTCAGTATGGTAGGCTATGTTTCACAGGAAATTCCGGTAAGAGGGAAGACCATTATTAATGTAACCTTGAAACCTACTGATAACCAGCTTGAGGAAACTGTTATTGTTGCTTTTGGTAAACAGAAAAAAGAATCTGTTATCGGTTCCATTACCACCATCAATCCTGGTGAATTGAAAGTGCCTTCAAGTAACCTTACCACAGCCCTTGCGGGGCGTTTGGCAGGGGTTATTGCTTATCAGAGAAGTGGTGAGCCCGGAGCTGACAATGCCGAGTTCTTTATCAGGGGCGCAACCACTTTCGGTTACAAAAAAGATCCCCTGATCCTGATTGACGGTATGGAATATTCTACCCAGGATCTGGCCCAGCTTACACTGGATGATATTGAAAGCTTTTCCATTTTGAAAGATGCTTCTGCAAATGCTTTATATGGTGCAAGGGGTGCCAATGGTATCATCCTCATCACTACCAAACAGGGTAAAGAAGGTAAGCCAAAAATTAATATCCGTTACGAGAATTCTATATCTTCGGCAACAAAGAATGTGGAACTGGCCGATCCGATTACCTATATGCGCCTGCACAATGAGGCCTATATTACACGCCAGCCCAATGTCCCTACCCCTTATTCAAGAAGCAAAATAGACAATACCATTGCCGGTACAAATCCGGTGGTATTTCCGGCTGTAGACTGGCAGGACCAGTTGTTAAGGAACAACACCATGAACCAGCGTGTCAATTTCAATCTGGGTGGTGGCGGTCAGGTCGCAACTTATTACGTTGCAGGTGCACTTAACCAGGACAATGGTATCCTGAAAGTAGACAACCGCAATAACTTTAACAATAACATTAACCTTAAAAAGTACAATATTCGTTCTAATGTGGGGCTGAATGTATCCAAATCTACCCATGTAGATATCCGTTTGAACGGTAACTTTGAAGATTACAACGGACCTCTGGACGGTGGTCAGGGAATATACCGTAAAATTATGCGTACAAGTCCGGTACAGTTCCTGCCTTATTATCCGGTTGTTCCGGGTACCGGCGGAACGGCCAAACACATTATGTTTGGAAACCTGGAGCAGGGGCAATACCTGAACCCTTATGCCGACATGGTAAAAGGGTATAAAGAGTCTGCAAGGTCTTTAATGCTGGCACAGATAGAATTGAAGCAGGACCTGTCCTTTATTACGCCAGGCCTGGCTGTTAATGCTATGGGTAACATTAACCGTGAGTCGTTCTTTGACCTCCGGCGTCAGTATGTTCCTTTCTGGTATACTGCCGGAAGCTATGATAAGCTAACGGATACCTATAAATTAACCCCTTTAAATCCTGATTTTGGTACAGATTACCTGAATTTTGTACCAGGAGAAAAAAAGGTTTCTTCTGTTATCCATCTACAGTCGGCATTTACTTATAACAGTACCATTAAACAAAAACATGCTTTAGGGGGTACACTGGTCTTGCTGATGGATTCCAAACTGGATGGAAACTCAAACGATTTACAGGAATCGCTGGCCTCACGTAACCTGGGGGTTTCTGGAAGGGCAACCTATAGTTACGACAACCGCTACTTTGCTGAATTTAACTTTGGTTACAATGGTTCGGAACGTTTCTATAAAACCGAAAGGTTTGGTTTCTTCCCTTCTGCAGGTCTGGCCTGGCAAATCTCCAACGAGAAATTCTTTAAACCTTATACTGACGTGATCAGCAAGCTGAAGATCCGTGGAAATTACGGACTGGTAGGTAATGACGCCATAGGTGGCAAGGACGAACGCTTCTTCTACCTTTCTGAAGTAAACATGAACAATGGAGCTATGGGGGCCACTTTTGGATCAAATGGTGGTTATTCAAGGCCAGGTATTTCTGTTGGCCGTTACGAGAACAGGGACATTACCTGGGAAACTGCAGCCAATTCCACATTCGGACTGGAGCTGGGTTTATGGAACAAGCTTGACATCATTGCAGAATATTTTACAGAACATAGATACAATATCTTAATGTCAAGAAGCTCTATCCCTAAAACCATGGGATTGCAGGGGGCTACGCCTAAAGCAAACGTTGGTGAAGCCAATTCCAAATCCTATGAACTGCAGCTGGACTACAACAATAATATTGGAAAAAACCTGATTTTAGGAGTAAGGGGTAACTTTACTTATGCTAAAAATCATTACCAGGCTTATGAAGAGCCAGAGTATGAATATCCGTGGAGGTATAGAGTGGGTTATTCCACTTCACAAACCTGGGGCTATATTGCCGAACGTCTTTTTGTAGACGATGAGGAAGTAAGAAGCTCCCCTAAGCAGAATTTTGGAAATAACCCAACAATGGGCGGCGATATCAAATATCGCGATATCAACGGAGATGGCGTGATCAACATTAATGATCAGGTGCCGATAGGTTTTCCTACAAGGCCCGAAATTATATATGGATTTGGTTTTTCCGCATCTTATAAAGGCTTCGATTTTAATGCTTTCCTGCAAGGCTCGGCACGCTCTTCCTTCTGGATAGATCCTGAAGCTACTGCACCATTTGTAGAATACCGGTCCAGCAGTACAGATCTGGTGGGGTATAAGCTTCAAAACCAATTGCTTTCGGCTTATGCCAACGACCACTGGTCTGAGCAAAACCGTAACCTTTATGCCCTATGGCCACGTTTAAGTGCTTATCCTGTGCAAAACGGAACTGGTGGATCTTTATCTTCAAACAACACCCAGACAAGTACCTGGTTTATGCGTAACGGATCATTCCTCAGAATAAAACAGATCGAGTTTGGTTATTCGCTTCCTAAAAGACTGATACAAAGGGCTAAAATAGACCGATTAAGGATTTACGCAACCGGTAGTAACCTTTTTGCCTTTAGTAAATTCAAACTATGGGATGTGGAAATGGGTGGCGAAGGATTGGGCTATCCTGTACAAAAGGTGCTGAATTTTGGTCTACAGGTAGGATTTTAA